In Citrus sinensis cultivar Valencia sweet orange chromosome 3, DVS_A1.0, whole genome shotgun sequence, the sequence ACTTTCTACTTCACCAGTGAAAGCATTTACTTTCCAGTTTTTACTGGAATTCTGTATGACCTTTGCAGCCTCTGTTACAATGACCTGAAGGAAATAGGAAATCTACCATAATTGTATGCGCAAAGAATGCCTTCAGTGTCCATAATTTACACAGACAATAgacaagaagaaaagagaCTTGATTTACCTTCCTCAGAAGAACAGGATTATCAACCCCTTGTACCTGTAGTTCATCAACAGGTGCCGCTTTTCCACGTGCAATGCTTTCAACTCTGAAGGTATGAATTCCATAAATCGATTGTAAGCAACCTATAAACATCAGAAAATggacaaaggaaaaaaaaattagtcttTCTAAAGAAGCATCTGGTACTTTTCTAGTTACCGAAAAAATGATGGAACAACCAACAAACATTTGTCACAATCAGTAGAAGCCAATACAGAAAGtgttaaagaaaatatcaGAAGCCAGCTTGTGCTGTAAGTTCAGGCAGTGGTGTGCAATAGTTTTCCTCCTACTTCAGTGGTGCCATGCAAGTAGCAGAAACTTCATAACAGAACCATAGATTTTCCTTAGCCATATCTTTCTACGACcacaaaataacataaaaaaggTAACAAAAGAACCATGTTTTCTGCTTTTGACCAAATACAAATACTAcaaaagtgtgtgtgtgtgtgaattgTGATGTTGCACAATAGCTTCAAGTGCTTATGCATTAGGACCAGCATCAGTACCTTGTTCAATGATGACATCAATCACAAGAGAAAGAGGTACATGCCTCTCATTTGTTGTTTTGCCCCAAAAAGGTATGAATGACGGCCTTGAAACCTTCACAAAAACATTgaacaaacaaataagcaATGACATTTATCCTCATACAAAATgttccttttttatttccttatcACAAGTGTGTATTCACATACCTTGTAAACGATTTCGCTAGGCGTGACATACAGTTTGCGAGATGAAATATCCTTCTTAAGCACATATCTTCGAATTGGCAGATAAAGCAACATAAAAACACCAACCCCCCATGCTAAAACCAGCAGAAGGGATATGGAAAACCAAATAATAGTGTCATACTTGACGCTATTACTGGCAAGTTCCTCAAAGGAAGCTGCATACAATATTTCTTCGGAACTATTGGCGGCTTCTTCGTCATCATCGTCAGTATATTCTTCGACCTCCAGCTCGTGATCAGAAAGCAGATGATCCTTCGATGATCTAAGTTCCGATAAACCATCTGCGTGGCCCATCAACATTTCTT encodes:
- the LOC127901170 gene encoding uncharacterized protein LOC127901170, whose amino-acid sequence is MLMGHADGLSELRSSKDHLLSDHELEVEEYTDDDDEEAANSSEEILYAASFEELASNSVKYDTIIWFSISLLLVLAWGVGVFMLLYLPIRRYVLKKDISSRKLYVTPSEIVYKVSRPSFIPFWGKTTNERHVPLSLVIDVIIEQGCLQSIYGIHTFRVESIARGKAAPVDELQVQGVDNPVLLRKVIVTEAAKVIQNSSKNWKVNAFTGEVESMSRMASLTEGTAVLRSPSKSWKMAGLPRQASVEHRGMVPGELILHKLDEVNKSVKKIELLFEKSQNPQKGN